In Bythopirellula goksoeyrii, a single window of DNA contains:
- a CDS encoding PRC-barrel domain-containing protein, which produces MRYRSITAALAAMALLVASTSVVDAQSTTTTRDARQSNRANDMQGKTVRASEIIGMNVYNPQGEDLAEINDVVLDPNTGKVRYAAVTYGGVLGIGDEMFAVPWEAFECTVDPDDPDDHRLTLDVSKQQLEGAQGFNQDNWPNFADPNFTNDLDRRYRVSRNPDRNRGSNNGLNRNGLNTDRDRNVDVNVDRNGVDVDVDGNRQNRAQ; this is translated from the coding sequence ATGAGATATCGATCTATTACTGCCGCTCTAGCGGCAATGGCGCTACTTGTTGCAAGCACCTCTGTCGTTGATGCACAATCTACGACAACAACCCGCGATGCCCGCCAATCAAACCGAGCAAACGATATGCAAGGTAAGACTGTGAGAGCGAGCGAGATCATTGGCATGAATGTCTACAACCCGCAGGGTGAAGATTTGGCCGAGATCAATGATGTTGTTCTCGATCCCAACACAGGCAAGGTCCGCTATGCCGCAGTAACCTACGGTGGTGTCCTGGGTATCGGTGACGAAATGTTTGCCGTTCCTTGGGAGGCCTTCGAATGCACCGTGGATCCTGATGATCCGGATGATCATCGCCTGACACTCGATGTGTCTAAGCAACAACTTGAAGGAGCGCAAGGGTTCAATCAGGATAACTGGCCTAATTTTGCTGACCCCAACTTTACTAACGATCTCGATAGGCGATATCGAGTGAGTCGCAATCCCGATCGAAATAGGGGAAGCAACAATGGGCTCAACCGCAACGGTCTGAATACCGACCGAGATCGCAATGTGGACGTCAATGTCGATCGGAATGGTGTGGACGTGGATGTCGATGGCAATCGACAAAACCGGGCGCAGTAA
- a CDS encoding cytochrome B6: MSQVHCSAILLLGLCGMLYSPTLMAEQSGEQKQSVPQTYMPVIDQDFDATRQKDSENKPSVMERQQNLLDSRYDLSDKPSEEKMSGGRKSVQEGVRVKLKEGTSWTDLGKMAPQQIRERGLFPMGFRPLPHAKHSTGGMVFPKNQIDKIQEAEHRDLQRFDVDFDLPDHLTPEYPPPMFLSSRPDLGDVSEGEVLTIKNYYRLLKGKVTPVQMEGMRLLLTPFPQQQFNQTDDRKVATAQLGVTCLDCHVNGHTNATFHLNPDTRPQQNRFRIDTVSLRGMFNQLIHGSKRSLRSVEDFTEFEQRTAYFDGDHVTAAKKGVHLPDRSDQVAMMAQMQNMLDFPPAPKMDRLGRLIPEKATQQELRGEELFFGKANCSQCHPAPFYLDNKMHDLQVGRFYEPEMISDHYDVAAGPIKTFTLRGIKDSPPYLHDGRLMTLDDTVAFFNIIFSLQLDQDEQQALAAFMRCL; encoded by the coding sequence ATGTCACAAGTTCACTGCTCGGCAATTCTACTCTTAGGACTTTGTGGAATGCTCTATTCTCCTACTCTGATGGCGGAACAGAGCGGTGAGCAAAAGCAATCTGTTCCGCAAACCTACATGCCAGTCATAGATCAAGATTTTGACGCAACCCGTCAGAAAGACTCAGAGAATAAACCGTCGGTCATGGAACGTCAGCAGAACCTGCTCGATAGTCGTTATGATTTGAGCGATAAACCTAGCGAAGAGAAAATGTCCGGCGGGCGAAAATCTGTACAAGAAGGTGTGCGTGTCAAGCTGAAAGAGGGAACGAGTTGGACAGATCTTGGAAAAATGGCCCCCCAGCAAATTCGCGAGCGAGGGCTTTTTCCGATGGGATTTCGTCCCCTGCCCCACGCAAAGCACTCAACTGGCGGAATGGTTTTCCCCAAGAATCAAATAGACAAGATTCAAGAGGCCGAACATCGCGACTTGCAACGATTTGACGTCGATTTCGATCTTCCGGATCACTTAACTCCTGAATATCCACCCCCCATGTTTCTCAGCAGCCGTCCTGACTTAGGAGATGTGTCGGAGGGGGAGGTTCTCACGATCAAGAACTATTACCGCTTGCTAAAGGGCAAGGTCACTCCTGTACAAATGGAAGGAATGAGACTGCTCTTGACCCCGTTTCCGCAGCAACAGTTCAATCAAACAGATGATCGCAAAGTTGCTACCGCCCAGCTTGGAGTAACCTGCCTCGATTGTCATGTAAATGGACATACCAATGCGACTTTTCACCTGAACCCCGATACCCGTCCTCAACAGAATCGATTTCGCATCGATACGGTCAGCCTCCGTGGGATGTTCAATCAATTGATTCATGGATCCAAGCGATCGCTCCGATCGGTGGAGGACTTTACCGAGTTCGAGCAGCGTACGGCCTACTTTGATGGTGATCATGTGACCGCTGCTAAGAAGGGCGTACATTTACCAGATCGCTCGGACCAGGTCGCTATGATGGCTCAAATGCAGAACATGCTTGACTTCCCTCCCGCTCCAAAAATGGATCGACTTGGTCGGTTAATTCCTGAAAAGGCAACGCAGCAAGAGCTAAGAGGTGAAGAACTCTTCTTCGGTAAAGCAAATTGTTCCCAATGTCATCCGGCACCTTTTTATCTCGACAACAAGATGCATGACCTGCAGGTTGGTCGATTCTACGAACCGGAGATGATAAGCGATCACTACGATGTTGCAGCTGGGCCAATCAAGACTTTTACTCTTCGCGGAATCAAAGATTCCCCGCCGTATCTCCATGATGGCAGATTGATGACGCTCGATGACACAGTGGCTTTTTTCAATATAATATTCTCGTTGCAACTTGACCAAGATGAGCAGCAGGCGTTAGCAGCTTTTATGCGTTGCTTGTAG
- a CDS encoding type 1 glutamine amidotransferase domain-containing protein — protein sequence MPDKQLTGKTIAFLATDGFEQVELTKPWEAIKEAGADVVLVSPKSGTIQGMNHDEKADKFTVDKSIDAVSAENYDGLVLPGGVANPDALRMNDTCVDFVRDFFKQGKPVAAICHGPWTLIEADVVKGRKVTSWPSLKTDLTNAGADWVDEEYVCDQGLVTSRNPDDLPAFCKKAIEEFAEGVHAEQSA from the coding sequence ATGCCTGACAAGCAACTTACAGGAAAAACAATTGCTTTTCTTGCCACTGATGGATTTGAACAAGTTGAATTGACCAAGCCGTGGGAGGCCATTAAGGAGGCAGGAGCTGATGTCGTGTTGGTTTCGCCCAAATCAGGCACCATCCAAGGCATGAATCACGATGAAAAGGCAGACAAATTCACAGTTGATAAGTCGATCGACGCTGTGAGCGCTGAGAACTACGATGGCCTCGTGCTTCCTGGCGGGGTTGCCAACCCGGATGCCCTGCGGATGAACGACACGTGCGTCGATTTTGTACGCGACTTTTTCAAACAAGGTAAACCTGTTGCCGCAATATGCCATGGTCCCTGGACCTTAATCGAAGCAGATGTCGTCAAAGGCCGGAAAGTGACTTCCTGGCCTAGCCTAAAAACAGATCTCACCAATGCTGGTGCCGACTGGGTGGACGAAGAATACGTATGCGACCAAGGACTCGTGACAAGCCGAAATCCTGACGACCTACCCGCATTCTGCAAGAAAGCGATTGAAGAGTTTGCCGAAGGGGTCCATGCAGAACAGTCCGCTTGA
- the gdhA gene encoding NADP-specific glutamate dehydrogenase produces MSQTVDKQLKRFMAGLKKRNPHEKEFHQAVEEVATSVMPWYLEHDAYRKAEILERVTEPDRIIIFRVTWETDDGLVRANRAWRVQFNHALGPYKGGLRFAPTVTQSVLKFLGFEQIFKNSLTGLPMGGAKGGANFNPKGKSDREVMRFCQSMMTELHRHIGENTDVPAGDIGVGSREISYLFGQYMRLENLWSGAMTGKGKDYGGSAVRTEATGWGCVYFLEQMLHQRSDELANKRIAISGAGNVAIYAAEKALEKGAKVITLSDSDGTVEITEGLDQDQLQFIKDLKEKRRGRISEFATTYKGVKFHKDAAPWNIPCDIAMPCATQNELDAKDASTLVANGVMAVCEGANMPTTPEASDVFREHSIPHAPGKASNAGGVAVSGLEQSQNAMRISWSREEVDERLQKIMGAIHRRCVEHGTSGGKVNYADGANIAGFKKVADAMLSYGIV; encoded by the coding sequence ATGAGTCAAACAGTCGATAAACAACTCAAGCGATTCATGGCCGGGCTCAAGAAGCGGAACCCCCACGAAAAGGAGTTTCATCAAGCAGTTGAGGAGGTTGCCACCTCTGTGATGCCATGGTATCTCGAGCACGATGCCTATCGGAAGGCCGAGATCCTGGAGCGGGTGACCGAACCGGATCGCATTATCATCTTTCGAGTCACTTGGGAAACAGACGATGGATTGGTGCGCGCGAATCGAGCCTGGCGAGTCCAGTTCAATCACGCCTTGGGACCGTACAAAGGCGGACTCCGCTTTGCGCCGACTGTAACACAAAGCGTTCTGAAGTTTCTAGGATTCGAGCAAATCTTCAAGAATAGTCTCACCGGTCTACCCATGGGCGGAGCCAAAGGAGGAGCAAATTTTAATCCCAAAGGGAAATCCGATCGCGAAGTAATGCGATTTTGTCAGAGTATGATGACCGAGTTGCATCGCCACATTGGCGAGAATACCGATGTCCCAGCAGGAGATATTGGCGTGGGATCACGTGAGATTAGTTATCTATTTGGGCAATACATGCGTTTGGAAAACCTGTGGTCTGGAGCAATGACGGGCAAGGGGAAAGACTATGGCGGGAGCGCGGTACGAACTGAAGCCACGGGGTGGGGATGCGTCTATTTCTTGGAGCAAATGCTTCATCAAAGAAGCGATGAGTTGGCCAATAAGCGTATTGCTATTTCCGGGGCGGGCAATGTTGCCATCTACGCGGCAGAAAAAGCGCTCGAGAAAGGCGCCAAAGTCATCACGCTAAGTGATTCCGATGGAACGGTGGAGATCACCGAAGGGCTCGATCAGGATCAATTGCAGTTTATCAAAGATTTGAAAGAGAAAAGGCGTGGCCGGATTTCTGAATTTGCAACCACTTACAAAGGCGTCAAGTTTCACAAGGACGCAGCTCCCTGGAACATTCCTTGCGACATCGCAATGCCTTGTGCAACACAGAATGAATTAGATGCAAAGGATGCCTCGACGTTAGTAGCCAACGGAGTGATGGCCGTGTGCGAAGGGGCCAACATGCCCACCACTCCTGAAGCGAGCGATGTGTTTCGCGAACATTCGATTCCCCATGCTCCCGGCAAGGCATCGAATGCAGGAGGCGTGGCAGTGAGCGGATTAGAGCAAAGCCAAAATGCGATGCGCATCAGTTGGTCGCGTGAAGAAGTCGATGAGCGACTGCAAAAGATTATGGGTGCAATTCACCGGAGGTGTGTCGAACATGGCACTTCTGGAGGCAAAGTAAATTATGCCGATGGAGCGAATATTGCCGGATTCAAGAAAGTAGCAGACGCGATGCTCTCTTATGGAATCGTGTAA
- a CDS encoding CsbD family protein, producing the protein MNWDQIKGQWKETKGQVQQKWGKLTDDDLDVIDGNREELAGKIQQRYGIAKEEAEKQVEEFQNSCSC; encoded by the coding sequence ATGAATTGGGATCAGATTAAAGGACAATGGAAAGAAACGAAAGGCCAAGTCCAACAGAAGTGGGGCAAGCTTACCGACGATGACCTTGATGTCATCGACGGAAATCGCGAGGAATTGGCCGGCAAGATTCAGCAGCGATACGGTATCGCCAAAGAAGAAGCTGAGAAACAAGTGGAGGAATTCCAGAACTCCTGTAGTTGCTAG
- a CDS encoding AI-2E family transporter, whose amino-acid sequence MVNENESELRNSAIIVALVAVTIVILGAFASALVLASEICLILFLGVLFGVFLTRLSRLLARYTPLAYAWSLAAVTIGLVLGAFGLVTLFGVQVNSQIMEAIDYADEGIKELRDLADRYPTIKSVLHSTPFARQLIDDESAEQSREETEKDEDSTSDEQRESDSAKNSSKAKEMEQNAIRNTAQRGIKAVAGIFRSSFGLLVNGLLIFFTGVFLAIDPAMYRDGCVKLFPKQRRERAREIMDQMGETLWQWLLGRFATMAITGGGAGLLLWALGIPMAFTLGIITALLSFVPNIGPAVALVLAVLFALPQGGTTVLYVVVGYIALQLIESYVITPVIQQKQAALPPALLLSVQALMGVVFGFLGTAVASPLLAVAKVGIEEVYIKDFLESSENS is encoded by the coding sequence TTGGTAAATGAAAACGAGAGTGAATTGCGAAACTCGGCGATTATAGTTGCGCTCGTGGCGGTTACTATTGTCATACTTGGTGCCTTCGCTTCGGCACTTGTTTTGGCCTCTGAAATCTGTCTTATTCTCTTCCTGGGCGTTTTGTTTGGTGTTTTCCTGACGCGATTGAGTCGTCTGTTGGCGCGATACACACCACTTGCTTATGCTTGGAGCTTGGCGGCGGTGACCATTGGGTTAGTCCTCGGAGCCTTTGGACTCGTCACGCTGTTCGGTGTTCAGGTCAATTCACAGATTATGGAAGCTATAGATTATGCTGACGAAGGGATAAAGGAACTCCGTGACTTGGCCGATCGATATCCCACGATCAAATCTGTTTTACATTCGACACCTTTTGCGCGCCAATTGATAGACGACGAGTCTGCAGAGCAATCTCGTGAAGAAACTGAGAAAGATGAAGATTCGACTTCCGACGAGCAACGCGAGTCTGATTCGGCAAAGAATTCGTCGAAGGCAAAAGAGATGGAGCAGAATGCAATCCGAAACACTGCACAGAGAGGCATAAAGGCGGTCGCAGGTATCTTTCGATCGAGCTTCGGGCTGTTGGTCAATGGTTTACTGATTTTCTTTACAGGCGTGTTTCTAGCCATCGATCCTGCCATGTATCGCGATGGCTGTGTCAAACTATTCCCCAAGCAACGCAGGGAACGAGCTCGCGAAATCATGGATCAGATGGGAGAAACCCTCTGGCAGTGGCTTCTTGGTCGATTCGCTACGATGGCGATCACTGGGGGAGGGGCAGGATTGTTGCTTTGGGCTCTTGGCATTCCGATGGCCTTTACCTTGGGAATCATAACCGCTCTGCTATCGTTCGTTCCCAATATCGGACCTGCCGTGGCCTTAGTTCTAGCAGTCTTGTTTGCGCTCCCTCAAGGAGGAACGACTGTCTTGTATGTCGTTGTAGGCTACATTGCATTGCAACTGATCGAAAGCTATGTCATCACCCCCGTAATACAACAGAAACAAGCTGCCCTCCCACCGGCATTGTTACTCTCTGTTCAGGCACTGATGGGAGTCGTTTTCGGATTTCTGGGTACCGCGGTGGCATCTCCCTTATTGGCAGTGGCAAAAGTAGGGATTGAGGAGGTCTACATCAAGGATTTCCTTGAATCCTCTGAGAACAGCTAA
- a CDS encoding PRC-barrel domain-containing protein, translating to MTTNFATNVLSASTISGDIVKNPKGEELGTIKDLMIDTASGRVAYAVLSFGGFLGMGDKLFAVPFKALDLDADDQCFRLAVEKERLEKAHGFDPNHWPDMADQTWQSEVHGVYGVDPYWD from the coding sequence ATGACTACTAATTTCGCCACAAATGTTCTTTCTGCTAGCACGATTTCAGGAGATATTGTGAAGAATCCCAAGGGAGAAGAATTGGGAACGATCAAGGACCTGATGATTGATACTGCCTCGGGACGCGTAGCCTACGCAGTCCTTTCCTTCGGGGGGTTTCTAGGCATGGGCGACAAGCTCTTTGCCGTGCCATTCAAGGCGCTCGACCTCGACGCTGACGATCAATGCTTCAGGCTAGCCGTCGAGAAGGAACGGTTGGAGAAAGCTCATGGCTTCGATCCAAACCATTGGCCCGACATGGCCGATCAAACGTGGCAGTCGGAAGTACACGGGGTTTATGGTGTCGATCCCTATTGGGATTAG
- a CDS encoding BON domain-containing protein: MTTDIRVTYEPTVLAEKVKNSIDKLGYPELKNIRCRAHQSDIHLQGHLASYYLKQVVQTIAIKVPGVHKVINDIEVSFPKPESTSHQR, from the coding sequence ATGACTACCGATATCCGTGTGACTTATGAACCAACAGTGTTAGCCGAGAAAGTTAAGAATTCCATCGACAAACTTGGGTATCCAGAATTGAAGAACATTCGATGTCGAGCACATCAGTCTGATATTCATCTGCAGGGACATCTCGCTTCTTACTATCTCAAACAAGTCGTACAAACCATCGCTATAAAAGTACCGGGAGTTCACAAAGTAATCAATGACATCGAAGTGAGTTTCCCGAAACCAGAATCAACGTCCCATCAGCGTTGA
- a CDS encoding thiamine-binding protein produces MLAQFSIWALDDPHLRNEMATIRQLLEDEGFDFDMKRMSTTIEGSFEQITSVIGQCHERLSESHKRLLVNITIDDDRA; encoded by the coding sequence ATGCTTGCTCAATTCAGCATCTGGGCCCTTGATGATCCGCATTTGCGGAATGAAATGGCCACCATACGTCAACTCTTGGAAGATGAAGGTTTTGATTTTGATATGAAACGGATGTCTACAACAATTGAAGGGAGTTTTGAACAAATCACTAGTGTTATTGGGCAATGCCATGAGCGGCTTAGCGAATCGCACAAACGACTTCTAGTAAACATCACGATCGATGATGATCGTGCATAG
- a CDS encoding alkaline phosphatase family protein, whose product MKKVLLIIIDALATRVLEPQLQAGRLPNFSRLIEVGQLHRECIAVFPSITPAATCALATGCYPHEHGIAGAYWYDEDQDDVAYFGTDIWAILNEGIDHYLTDFQHELNCRRLRVPTIFEQIEKHGHLRDAVINLLWFRGTVDHEISWPPLFKLIPGDPAEKLPGPHLMFMGDFVNTPLPRGERLKVRGGITRRYGFHDETTADYLLQLAELDSLPEFTLAYFPNNDFDSHKEGPMKAAKSLEQIDIQLGRLFEIHGELASLLEEYAIVITGDHSQSDLSSAKEAAVDLNEVLEQFQVVKAGSAWESGEDVMVCPNMRAAQIYLQEDSWRNRAAIIDCLLKCKQVDQVVWCDSENGLSESRQVQFHVATFDRGHLTFSLERQHDPMGRDDYGAGWTWTGDLRALDAMVDSEGRIRFGDYPNAFERIATAFFRKSGSLWVTARLGHEFCLPNTACNEKGSHGSLHSLDSTSPVIAAGLPASITLPEKLRSVDVTPLCLMLLDLDPPRRLGESHVT is encoded by the coding sequence ATGAAAAAAGTATTGCTGATTATCATTGACGCACTGGCGACGCGAGTCTTGGAACCACAACTACAAGCCGGCCGCCTGCCAAATTTCTCTCGCCTAATAGAGGTAGGACAACTGCACCGCGAGTGTATTGCCGTCTTCCCCTCGATTACCCCAGCAGCCACGTGTGCACTCGCCACAGGCTGCTACCCACATGAACATGGCATTGCAGGGGCTTATTGGTATGACGAAGACCAGGACGACGTGGCCTATTTTGGCACAGATATTTGGGCAATTCTCAATGAAGGTATCGACCACTATCTTACTGACTTTCAGCACGAATTGAACTGTCGTCGGCTGAGAGTCCCCACAATTTTTGAACAGATCGAAAAACACGGTCATCTGCGCGATGCGGTCATCAACCTCTTATGGTTTCGAGGGACGGTTGACCACGAAATCTCCTGGCCGCCTCTGTTCAAACTCATTCCAGGTGACCCTGCAGAAAAGTTGCCCGGCCCACACCTGATGTTTATGGGGGATTTTGTGAATACCCCGCTTCCCCGAGGGGAAAGGCTCAAGGTTCGTGGCGGCATAACACGTCGATACGGATTTCATGACGAAACCACGGCCGACTATCTTCTCCAGTTGGCAGAACTCGATTCCCTACCAGAGTTTACTCTGGCCTATTTTCCGAACAACGATTTTGATAGCCACAAAGAAGGGCCAATGAAGGCCGCAAAGAGCCTGGAACAAATCGATATTCAGTTGGGCCGTCTCTTCGAGATTCACGGTGAGCTTGCTAGTTTGCTTGAAGAGTATGCGATTGTCATAACGGGGGACCATAGCCAGAGCGATCTTTCATCAGCCAAAGAAGCCGCAGTCGATCTCAATGAGGTATTGGAGCAATTTCAAGTTGTTAAGGCTGGATCAGCTTGGGAGAGCGGCGAGGACGTGATGGTCTGTCCAAACATGCGTGCTGCACAAATCTACTTGCAAGAGGATTCTTGGCGAAATCGCGCTGCCATCATCGACTGCCTGCTAAAATGCAAACAGGTCGATCAAGTTGTTTGGTGCGACTCCGAGAATGGCCTGAGTGAGTCAAGACAGGTTCAGTTCCATGTTGCAACATTTGATCGAGGTCACCTGACGTTCTCGTTGGAGAGACAACATGATCCCATGGGCAGGGACGACTACGGTGCCGGCTGGACTTGGACTGGCGACTTGAGAGCGCTTGATGCAATGGTAGATTCCGAAGGTCGAATCCGCTTTGGAGACTATCCAAATGCTTTTGAAAGAATTGCCACAGCATTCTTTCGCAAGAGTGGGAGTTTATGGGTCACGGCTCGGTTAGGACATGAGTTCTGTCTTCCAAACACAGCCTGCAACGAGAAAGGTTCCCATGGATCGCTGCACTCTCTGGATTCTACTTCGCCAGTGATCGCAGCAGGTTTACCTGCTTCCATCACGTTGCCTGAAAAGCTACGGAGCGTCGACGTCACGCCCCTCTGTCTAATGTTGCTCGATTTAGACCCACCGCGAAGGCTGGGAGAAAGTCACGTAACATAA